Proteins encoded by one window of Collimonas fungivorans:
- a CDS encoding ABC transporter substrate-binding protein: protein MKRFLCKCLAALAMCLPLLAHAAADAVVVGQAIDLSGPNADLGRDYVAGIKTYFDVLNAKGGINGRRIQYLVRDDRGQADLAVKAVAELITQARVSYLFGGVGDDVTRAVLDSAEFKRSGLTLYAPLAGADYRKDAKILFWRPSYQQEIRHIFSHFDKLGIKDVGVVYQESAATADAYRRLADQMKESGIRLSGTVHLGSDLAKLRSETAQLASAKPGFVIMIADTVNAGVFLKEFRKLAPQTFVAGSSLTNLTTLRQLAGGKAVEWTVFSQVVPNPNVGSSSIQLEHLNMMRKYRDEPVSALTLEGFTAAKSWLRLLPAGKRTAGQAEYAIPGGGFDIGGYTVGDVADSNHLSSYVDMALFNKGNGLTY, encoded by the coding sequence TTGAAACGCTTTTTGTGCAAGTGTCTGGCCGCTCTCGCCATGTGCCTGCCGCTGCTGGCGCATGCGGCGGCCGATGCTGTCGTGGTCGGCCAGGCCATCGATCTGTCGGGTCCGAACGCCGACCTGGGGCGCGACTATGTGGCTGGCATCAAGACCTATTTCGATGTGCTCAATGCCAAGGGCGGCATCAACGGCCGCCGCATCCAGTATCTGGTGCGCGACGATCGCGGCCAGGCCGACCTGGCGGTCAAGGCGGTTGCCGAGCTGATCACCCAGGCCCGTGTTTCCTACCTGTTCGGCGGCGTCGGCGACGACGTCACGCGAGCCGTGCTGGATTCAGCCGAATTCAAGCGCAGCGGCCTGACGCTATACGCGCCGCTGGCTGGCGCCGATTACCGGAAAGACGCCAAAATCCTGTTCTGGCGGCCCAGCTACCAGCAGGAAATCCGCCATATCTTCTCCCATTTCGACAAACTGGGCATCAAGGATGTCGGCGTGGTGTACCAGGAATCGGCCGCCACCGCCGATGCCTACCGCCGCCTGGCCGACCAGATGAAGGAAAGCGGCATCAGGCTAAGCGGCACGGTCCACCTCGGCAGCGACCTGGCCAAGTTGCGCAGCGAGACGGCGCAGCTGGCTAGCGCCAAGCCGGGTTTCGTGATCATGATTGCCGACACCGTGAATGCCGGCGTGTTCCTGAAGGAATTCCGCAAACTCGCGCCGCAAACCTTTGTCGCCGGCTCCTCCCTCACCAACCTGACCACGCTGCGCCAGCTGGCAGGCGGCAAAGCCGTGGAATGGACGGTATTTTCGCAGGTCGTCCCGAACCCCAACGTCGGCAGCTCTTCGATACAACTCGAACATTTGAACATGATGCGGAAATACCGCGATGAGCCGGTATCGGCACTGACCCTGGAAGGGTTTACTGCGGCAAAATCGTGGCTGCGCCTGCTGCCGGCCGGCAAACGCACCGCGGGCCAGGCAGAATACGCCATTCCCGGCGGCGGTTTTGACATCGGCGGTTATACGGTGGGCGACGTCGCCGACAGCAACCACTTGTCCAGCTATGTCGACATGGCGCTGTTCAACAAGGGCAACGGGCTGACCTACTAA